The following DNA comes from Thiovulum sp. ES.
AAATCTCTTCTAAATTTCCAACTCTCTTTAAAGCTTTAAAAATTGCGATGAGGTCCTCGCCTTTTTGAAAACGATAATAGAATTTTTGCAACTCCTTTCCCATAACCTCATCAGAACTCTCTAAAATTTCAAAAGGCAAACTCTCCAAAAATTTTAAGATTAAAGATGCTTTCCCATATGCAAAAAGTGCCGAGATTAAGGCTACCTTATCATTTTTCCATTTTGTCGCAACAATTAAAGGATCAGGCTTTTCATGAGAAAGTTCTCCAATCTGATTTCTAAATTGACTCTCTTTTTCAAGAAGCTCTCTCAAATTATTTTTCAAAACACTCCTCAACTGAAATAATTACCCCGCCAAACTTCCCTTTTTTTGCAACAAAACTGTTTGATGCTAAATTAAAATCTTTTTGATTTACAGTGTATTCTCCGCAGGATATGTTTTTATCACTGTTGTAATCTAAAACAAGTCTTTTCATATTTTCTGAATATCTATCGTTTTCAGTCTCTAAATATATTGAGCCACCAATTGCTAGAATGACAAATAGCAAAATTGAAATCAATCCACCTTTTCCAACTTTGTCAGCTTTTGACAAAATTAAAGTTAAAAAGAGAGCAATCCCTAAAATAATTACAATTTGAACCATTTTTCACCTCTGAAAATATTTTTTGAGATGTTAGCATTAATTGTAGATTCAGAAAAAAACAACTAAACTTAAGTCGAGATATTAATTAAGCAAATTATGTTTTAATTAAAGTTCAAATTATGATCTTGATAAAAACATCTAATGAAGGTAGTCTAAATGGCAAAAGTTGTTATTTTAGGTTCGGGATTTGCTGGGCAAACTGCTGCTCTCAATCTCCGAAAAGATTTAGGTAAAAAACACGAAGTCGTTGTTGTTACTCCTAACAAAAAGTTTGGATATGTTCCATCTTGGGTTTGGGTTGGTGTTGCAAGAATGGATGTTAGTGAAACTCAATTCGATTTAGCCCCAGTCTATAAAAAGAAAAAAATCGGCTATGTTAATGGTCTTGCAAAGTCAATTCATGTTGATGAGCAATTCGTTATGGTTGATCTTCTTTCTGGTGGTCAAGAAAAAGTTGAATATGACTATCTTATTAATGCGACTGGTCCTAGACTCGCATATGATATGACAGAGGGACTTGGTCCAGATCAAGGTGGATATTCTGTTTCAATCTGTACTCCAAATCATGCTCAAGAGGCTGGTGAAGAGTATCTTAAAATGGTTGAGCGAATGGAAAAAGGCGAAACTGTTAAATTCCTTATCGGAACAGGACACGGAATGGCAACTTGTCAAGGTGCTGCTTTTGAGTATATTCACAATATCGCTTTTGACCTTGAAGAGAGAGGACTATTAGACCGAGCAAGAATCAAGTGGCTTTCTAACGAAGCGGCTCTTGGTGATTTCGGTGTTGGTGGAATGGTTATTGGTAAAGCTGGACACATTGTTTCTGGAAAAATCTTTGCTGAAGCCTCTTTCATGGATAGAGGAATGGAGTGGATTACTGGAGCTCATGTTAAAAAAGTTGAAGAAGGAAAAGCTACTTACATCACTATTGATTCTGCGGAAGAGAGAGTTGAAGAGTTTGACTTTGCGATGTTAATTCCTGCTTTTGCTGGTGTTCCTCTTAAATACATCAACAAAAATGGTGACGATATTACTGGTGATCTTTGTGCTCCTAACGGAATGCTTAAAGTTGATGCTGACTATACTTCTGCTCCAAAAGGTTTCGACAATTGGAAAAAAGAGGATTGGCCTTTAACTTACCAAAACCAAACTTACAAAAATATCTATGGTGCAGGAATTGCATTTGCTCCTCCACATCCAATCTCAAAACCAAATAAAGCTCCAGACGGAACTCCAATTACTGCTTCACCTCCACGAACTGGTATGGCTGCGGGAATTATCGGACATGTTGTTGCAATGTCTATTGCTGATATTGTTAATGGAAAATCGACTGAACCAGAACATACAGGTTCTATGGGAGATTTTGGTGCTGCTTGTGTTGCTTCTATGGGTAAATCATTCTCAAAAGGTGGTGCTGCTGTAATCGCAATGTATCCAGTTGTTCCTGACTATGACAAATTTGAGTATGGTCGAGATATGGATGCCACTTTTGGAGATGAGGGTCTTGCGGGACACTGGTTAAAAGCTCTTCTACACCACCTGTTTATCTACAAAATGAAAGGTAAATTAGGCTGGTGGTTAATTCCAGATTAAAATTTAAGAAAGGATTTTAGATGAAAGTTAAATATGTTCCATATTCTCAATTAGGTGATGCT
Coding sequences within:
- a CDS encoding sulfide-quinone oxidoreductase Sqr (PFAM: Pyridine nucleotide-disulphide oxidoreductase), which codes for MAKVVILGSGFAGQTAALNLRKDLGKKHEVVVVTPNKKFGYVPSWVWVGVARMDVSETQFDLAPVYKKKKIGYVNGLAKSIHVDEQFVMVDLLSGGQEKVEYDYLINATGPRLAYDMTEGLGPDQGGYSVSICTPNHAQEAGEEYLKMVERMEKGETVKFLIGTGHGMATCQGAAFEYIHNIAFDLEERGLLDRARIKWLSNEAALGDFGVGGMVIGKAGHIVSGKIFAEASFMDRGMEWITGAHVKKVEEGKATYITIDSAEERVEEFDFAMLIPAFAGVPLKYINKNGDDITGDLCAPNGMLKVDADYTSAPKGFDNWKKEDWPLTYQNQTYKNIYGAGIAFAPPHPISKPNKAPDGTPITASPPRTGMAAGIIGHVVAMSIADIVNGKSTEPEHTGSMGDFGAACVASMGKSFSKGGAAVIAMYPVVPDYDKFEYGRDMDATFGDEGLAGHWLKALLHHLFIYKMKGKLGWWLIPD